The following are encoded together in the Zingiber officinale cultivar Zhangliang chromosome 8A, Zo_v1.1, whole genome shotgun sequence genome:
- the LOC122011551 gene encoding dormancy-associated protein homolog 3-like, which produces MGLLDKLWDDTLAGPRPDSGLGRLRKPLSFSLRTAAKDESESPKGGWTNAAGGDGPAEETPMRVTRSIMIKRPPGWASPGSGATPPTSPAGSTTPKSPFSGAGGKEGNRFSRRWVSEAYRRKGEEEEEAGSSSSYPPFEG; this is translated from the exons ATGGGTCTTCTCGACAAGCTCTGGGACGACACCCTCGCCGGCCCCCGCCCCGACTCCGGCCTCGGCCGCCTACGCAAGCCGCTCTCCTTCTCCCTCCGCACCGCGGCAAAAG ACGAATCGGAATCGCCCAAGGGAGGATGGACCAACGCCGCTGGCGGCGACGGCCCCGCGGAGGAAACGCCGATGCGGGTCACAAGGAGCATTATGATAAAAAGACCGCCCGGGTGGGCATCGCCCGGGAGCGGAGCGACGCCGCCCACTTCGCCGGCGGGATCCACTACTCCCAAATCCCCCTTTTCAG GCGCTGGAGGGAAGGAGGGGAATCGATTCAGTAGGAGGTGGGTGTCGGAAGCGTACAGGAGGaaaggggaggaggaggaggaggctggGTCTTCTTCTTCATATCCTCCCTTCGAAGGCTAA